A single window of Sander lucioperca isolate FBNREF2018 chromosome 22, SLUC_FBN_1.2, whole genome shotgun sequence DNA harbors:
- the LOC116044122 gene encoding serine/threonine-protein kinase SBK1-like — translation MSSSPLVSRANMDILDELQLIAAQNLERLEVNKYYEVIRELGKGTYGKVDLVIHKIRGTKMALKFLKKKTTKLKSFLREYSISLYLSPCPFIINMFGIAFETDDYYVFAQEYALAGDLFDIIPPQVGLPESVAKRCVHQVAIALDYLHCKKLVHRDIKPENILIFDRECRKVKLSDFGMTRRAGSPVKRVSGTIPYTAPELCDVSRHEGFCVDYSTDVWAFGVLLFCMLTGNFPWEKALPSDSFYQEFIRWQRRRTNTVPSQWRRFTEQALRMFRRLLSVEQDRRCSVKEVFGYFSHSWMLDAENNTNNGNGNGNSGGGGERVGGGGGGGVREEVDGTISSSSSGEEDEELLVERMKQQTLSPLSPLSPLSPISPVAVERGSGGGAKGGMMEPGGGHHFVSVSTNSSVSSTNSYDRMPRENSSPGGRMVVATPIEICV, via the exons ATGAGTTCTTCTCCACTGGTATCTCGAGCCAACATGGACATCCTGGACGAGTTGCAGCTGATCGCAGCCCAGAACCTGGAGAGGCTGGAGGTCAACAAGTACTACGAGGTGATCAGGGAGCTGGGCAAGGGCACCTATGGCAAGGTGGATCTGGTCATTCACAAGATCAGAG GTACAAAAATGGCACTGAAGTTCCTGAAGAAGAAGACAACAAAGCTGAAGTCGTTCCTGCGGGAGTACAGCATCTCACTCTACCTGTCCCCCTGCCCTTTCATCATCAACATGTTTGGCATCGCTTTCGAGACAGATGACTACTATGTGTTCGCACAGGAGTACGCTCTGGCAGGGGACCTTTTCGATATCATTCCTCCACAG GTTGGTCTTCCTGAGTCAGTGGCAAAGCGCTGTGTGCACCAAGTAGCCATCGCTCTGGACTACCTGCACTGTAAGAAGCTGGTCCACAGGGACATCAAGCCTGAAAACATCCTCATTTTTGACCGAGAGTGCCGCAAAGTTAAGCTGTCTGATTTCGGCATGACCCGCCGAGCTGGCTCACCTGTGAAAAGA GTGAGTGGCACCATTCCCTACACCGCCCCAGAGCTCTGTGACGTGTCCCGTCACGAGGGTTTCTGCGTGGACTACAGCACTGACGTTTGGGCCTTCGGTGTGCTGCTCTTCTGCATGCTGACTGGCAACTTCCCCTGGGAGAAGGCGCTGCCTTCCGACTCCTTCTACCAGGAGTTCATCCGctggcagaggaggaggacaaaCACGGTGCCTTCGCAGTGGAGGCGCTTCACTGAGCAGGCCCTCCGCATGTTTCGGCGGCTGCTTTCCGTGGAACAGGACCGCCGCTGCTCCGTCAAAGAGGTTTTTGGGTACTTCAGCCACTCCTGGATGCTGGACGCAGAGAACAACACCAACAATGGCAATGGCAACGGCAACAGCGGAGGTGGTGGAGAGAGGGTGGgtggcggaggaggaggaggggtgcgGGAAGAGGTGGATGGCACTATCTCATCATCTTCATCTGGGGAGGAAGACGAGGAGCTCCTTGTGGAGAGGATGAAGCAGCAGACTTTATCTCCTCTCTCCCCGCTGtcacctctctctcccatttctcCGGTGGCAGTGGAGAGGGGGAGTGGTGGCGGGGCTAAGGGCGGCATGATGGAACCAGGTGGTGGCCACCATTTTGTGTCCGTCTCCACcaacagctctgtgtcatccaCCAACAGCTACGATCGAATGCCGCGAGAAAACAGTTCACCAGGTGGCCGCATGGTGGTGGCCACGCCTATTGAAATTTGCGTCTGA